One part of the Thermococcus litoralis DSM 5473 genome encodes these proteins:
- a CDS encoding DUF835 domain-containing protein codes for MAFIPYLNFLSRWLLFLAVFYKAAKTREKRWGLITVALFINALDVESYILTPLGVSIKPEAYDVLLSAQSFLITTLLTWGGIQLRKERSEFRDVVTLGTFAIAAYIWLFLLATEFFDRFEHSFAIKSSFPGFAFGASLMYVGYVLRNYVISKNTLEELFPWGLILLGAINLTYPFIRNIESIAPVAFLLAAVFRLMAAVGALKFAIYPSKMAVFEKPKQQKPPEVKGAFILKSKEELKKLIPNFFDQNVIMITRNPPKEGVPENTLVYWLTKMEESSIKADGKIYPISPTRIDILIHLLTKNLESGYNAVYMDGFEYLIIENGFESAVKFLFDLKDRVVSEGKVIALIIDPRTLTEKQIALLEREFSRL; via the coding sequence ATGGCTTTCATTCCCTACCTTAATTTCCTTTCAAGATGGTTGCTTTTCCTTGCTGTGTTTTATAAAGCCGCAAAAACTAGGGAAAAAAGGTGGGGATTAATAACCGTTGCATTATTCATAAACGCCCTTGATGTGGAAAGTTATATCCTAACTCCTCTTGGTGTTTCTATTAAGCCAGAGGCATATGACGTTTTATTGAGTGCACAAAGTTTCCTAATAACTACCCTGCTAACTTGGGGAGGAATTCAGCTAAGAAAAGAGCGGAGCGAGTTTAGAGATGTTGTAACTTTAGGGACATTCGCCATTGCAGCATACATCTGGCTCTTTCTACTTGCAACGGAGTTTTTTGACAGGTTTGAACACTCATTTGCGATCAAGTCATCATTTCCAGGCTTTGCCTTTGGAGCCTCCTTAATGTATGTTGGATACGTGTTGAGGAACTATGTTATCTCCAAGAACACACTTGAGGAGCTCTTTCCGTGGGGACTAATTCTTTTGGGGGCAATAAACCTAACATACCCGTTTATAAGAAACATTGAGTCAATTGCACCAGTGGCATTTCTGCTGGCAGCAGTTTTTCGGCTAATGGCTGCAGTTGGAGCATTGAAATTTGCAATATATCCTTCAAAAATGGCAGTATTTGAAAAGCCAAAACAGCAAAAGCCTCCAGAAGTTAAGGGAGCATTTATCTTAAAAAGCAAAGAAGAACTGAAAAAACTAATCCCGAATTTCTTTGACCAAAACGTTATCATGATAACAAGAAATCCGCCAAAAGAAGGAGTTCCCGAAAATACTTTAGTTTACTGGCTCACAAAAATGGAAGAGAGTAGCATCAAAGCGGACGGGAAAATCTATCCGATCTCGCCAACAAGAATTGATATCTTGATCCATCTCCTGACCAAGAACCTTGAAAGCGGTTACAATGCAGTCTACATGGACGGATTTGAGTATTTAATAATAGAAAATGGATTTGAGAGTGCCGTTAAGTTCCTATTTGATTTGAAGGACAGAGTTGTAAGCGAGGGGAAGGTTATAGCTCTAATAATAGACCCGAGAACCCTAACCGAGAAGCAGATAGCACTTCTAGAAAGAGAATTTAGCAGATTATAA